The following DNA comes from Nitrospirota bacterium.
GTTATTACTACTATAACTAAATTTAATGTCAGCCACCTTTTAGAATTGGTGAGATTCCTTCATGCAAGAAAGGTCAGATGTGTTCTGCTGAATCCAGTTAGAGCGACCCAGAAAGGGACACAGGTTTTACGACCGGATCAGATAGCCTTAACTAAATATTTTATAGATGCAGTGGAAGAAGCGATAAAATTATCAATATCCTCCAGGAATAGAATCATCATCGGTAATTTCTCAAATATCATTCTTGGCATAGTTGCACCGACTGCACGTAGGCTTATGTGTGATATTACTCCCTGCGGGGGATGTCGCTGTTTCTTAACTATTACAGCAAGCGGAGACATGATACCATGTGGTGAATTTATAGGGTTCAGAAGATTCTATGGTGGAAATATCTTTGATACCTCCATTGGAGAGGCTATGCGGTCTGAACCTTTCAAGGAAATCCGAGCACGGATAGTTGAGCGAATCGATGAATGTGACATCTGTATTTTTAGAAATATATGTGGAGCACCATGTCCTGCTGAGGTCTACTCAACCGATAAGGATATGCATACGCTGTCCCCTTACTGTGAATTCTACAAGGAACTTATCAGATATGCCTTTAAATTAATAGTAGAGGACAAGGTTAAATGCCTCTTCCGCAAAGAGGCATTTAAAAATCTTGAATATGAATATAAAGTAGGGGCTCTATAATGGATGCGATATTACTTCTTGGACATGGAAGCAGGCTCGCTGAGGCGAATAAAGCCCTTAAGGATATGGCTGATATGGTTCAGAGCATGGGTGATGTATTTCTTGTAGAGATAGCCTTTTTACAATTCGGGAAGCCTGATTTTTTTGAGGGGGTGTATAACTGTATTTCGAGAGGGGCAAAAAGGGTAATAATCCATCCATATTTCCTCTATAAAGGAAGGCACTTCTATGAGGATATAAATAATATGATAGTAGAGGTAAGCAAGCAATACCCGGAGACTGAGTTTCAACTCACAGAGCCCCTCGGAATCCATGAAAATATTGCAAGGGTAATACTTGAGAGGGCAGGTAGGGATGGAAAACGGATAAAACCACTCAAACCAAATGAGATAGAAGAGAGAAGTTTCGAAATAATTAGTTCAGAATTGGAGAAATACCCCTCAGATTTCACCCCTTACTCCCACTTACAAATGCCAATAGTAAAAAGGGTAATCCATACAACAGGCGATCTTGAATTTGCTGAGACCATGAGGTTTCATCCTGATGCTGTAGAATCTGGTATGAGGGCGATAAAGGCAGGAAAGGATATTCTTGTAGATGTCAGGATGGTAGAGGCAGGTATAAATAAGAGGCTCCTCGAGAAATGGGGAGGCAAGGTCATATGTAATATTCAGGATTCAGGGATCAGGGGTCAGGAGTCAGGGAATGAAACAAGAGCGGAACTCGGAATAGAAGTGGCGTTACAAGAAAATAACAATATCGGTATCATTGCGATTGGCAACGCCCCCACTGCACTTTTGAAAGTGATGAAGATTTTGTCTTCCCCCTTATCCCTTACCCCTTGCCCCCTGTCCCTTGTAATCGGTGTTCCTGTTGGATTTGTAAGGGCAGTAGAGTCAAAGGAGGTGCTTCTACATATGCCTTATCCATTTATTACATGTCTTGGAAGAAAAGGTGGCAGCCCCGTTGCAGTAGCGATTATAAATGCTCTGTTGAAAATGATGGAGGAGCATGGAAGATGAAAGTTCAAAGTTTAAAGTTCAAAGTTTTTATTTTTTTACTGTTTACTGTTCACTGTTCACTGTTCACTGGCACCGATGCCTATGCCATGCATATCTCAGAAGGAATATTGCCATTTAACTGGGCAGCACTCTGGTTTGCTGTCGCATTACCTTTTGTAGCATATGGATTGTATAGGTTAAAGAAAATCTCAAATATTGACCTATCATTTAAACCCCTGGTAGGTCTTATGGCAGCAGTTGTGTTTATCATCTCGGCCATGCCTATACCTGTGCCGACTGCAGGCACATGCTCTCATCCTGCTGGAACAGGAATCTCAGGAATACTTGTCGGCCCCGCTATCAGCATATTGATTACAGCAGTGGTTCTCCTTATTCAGGCACTTTTTCTTGCCCATGGCGGATTAAGCACATGGGGAGCAGACATAGTCTCTATGGGTGTGATGGGCTCCTTTGCAGGGTACCTGACATTTAGGGCATTACGCTCGATAACCCCCCTCTTTCCCCCCTTTAGTAAAGGGGGGATGGGGGGATTGGCAATTGCAGGCTTCATGGCAGGATTATTTGCAGACTGGGCAACATACCTCACAACATCTGTTGAACTTGCTGCAGGCATAAGGGGAGATTCACCGTTTATGCCTCTTTTCTGGAAGATTCTCATTGCCTTCATTCCAACACAGCTTCCGTTGGGTATCATTGAGGGGGCAATGACAGCAGGCATGATTGTTCTGCTTTATAAGAAAAAACCTGACTTGCTTGTAAAGATGCATGTGTTAAAGCCTGAGGAGGTGACGATATGAAGTTCGGAGTTCAGAGTTCGGAGTTTAGAGTTAAAATTACAAAATTACTGCTTTACTCTACTGTTGCAATACTGCTCCTCTTCAGCCTTCAGCCTTCAGCCTTCAGCTCCGAAGGGAAGTGGCTTGGTGTTGATGAATCTGTTGTTGAAAAATTTGCGAAGGAACACGGCAGAGAGCCAAAAGAACCNNNNNNNNNNNNNNNNNNNNNNNNNNNNNNNNNNNNNNNNNNNNNNNNNNNNNNNNNNNNNNNNNNNNNNNNNNNNNNNNNNNNNNNNNNNNNNNNNNNNAATATTCTCATTTAATCTGTTTGGCATAAAGATCGCAGGATATAGAGATGGACTTATGGAGGGCTTGCTGATTGCAAGCAGGATAATCGGTGCAGTCTCCATAGTTGCTGTTCTTGGATTCTCCACACCCTTTACAGAATTTATAGCAAGTCTTTCATGGTTACGGACTCCAAAGCAATTTATAGAAATATTGATGTTCGCCTATAGATATATCTTTGTGCTTCTCGAAGACGCAATGGTCATTTATAACGCCCAGAGGAATCGTCTCGGTTACTCAAGCATAAGGCGTGGATTAAGCTCATTTGGCATCTTAACAGGCTCTCTCATACTTAAGGCATTTGAACATAGCCAGAACACAACAGTAGCAATGATTCAAAGAGGATATGATGGTAATATGCCAATGTTAAAACAAAGGCCCTTTGCACTATCTGAAATCATCGTCTCGGTTTTATTTATAATAGCGATGGGGGTTGTATGGAAGATTTAGGGAGAAAACAAGGCAGAGAGCAAAGAGCACAGAGCAAAGACATAGAAAATAATGTAAGGATTTCCGTGCAAAGTATTTATTATAAATATCCTGATGGGACAGCTGCCCTCTCCAACATCAACATGGAAGTCAAAAAGGGTGAATTCATCGGCATACTAGGATCAAATGGTTCAGGAAAGACTACACTCTTCAA
Coding sequences within:
- the cbpB gene encoding peptide-modifying radical SAM enzyme CbpB, with the translated sequence IVFHASEPLLLKDLLFDAISKFNNKLLFGLQTNALLLEKKDVAFLKKHRVGIGVSLDSFDDVVNNRQRISVKGDGNFKKAVEAIEWFAGYSGLNVITTITKFNVSHLLELVRFLHARKVRCVLLNPVRATQKGTQVLRPDQIALTKYFIDAVEEAIKLSISSRNRIIIGNFSNIILGIVAPTARRLMCDITPCGGCRCFLTITASGDMIPCGEFIGFRRFYGGNIFDTSIGEAMRSEPFKEIRARIVERIDECDICIFRNICGAPCPAEVYSTDKDMHTLSPYCEFYKELIRYAFKLIVEDKVKCLFRKEAFKNLEYEYKVGAL
- a CDS encoding precorrin-8X methylmutase; translated protein: MDAILLLGHGSRLAEANKALKDMADMVQSMGDVFLVEIAFLQFGKPDFFEGVYNCISRGAKRVIIHPYFLYKGRHFYEDINNMIVEVSKQYPETEFQLTEPLGIHENIARVILERAGRDGKRIKPLKPNEIEERSFEIISSELEKYPSDFTPYSHLQMPIVKRVIHTTGDLEFAETMRFHPDAVESGMRAIKAGKDILVDVRMVEAGINKRLLEKWGGKVICNIQDSGIRGQESGNETRAELGIEVALQENNNIGIIAIGNAPTALLKVMKILSSPLSLTPCPLSLVIGVPVGFVRAVESKEVLLHMPYPFITCLGRKGGSPVAVAIINALLKMMEEHGR
- a CDS encoding energy-coupling factor ABC transporter permease — its product is MHISEGILPFNWAALWFAVALPFVAYGLYRLKKISNIDLSFKPLVGLMAAVVFIISAMPIPVPTAGTCSHPAGTGISGILVGPAISILITAVVLLIQALFLAHGGLSTWGADIVSMGVMGSFAGYLTFRALRSITPLFPPFSKGGMGGLAIAGFMAGLFADWATYLTTSVELAAGIRGDSPFMPLFWKILIAFIPTQLPLGIIEGAMTAGMIVLLYKKKPDLLVKMHVLKPEEVTI
- the cbiQ gene encoding cobalt ECF transporter T component CbiQ codes for the protein IFSFNLFGIKIAGYRDGLMEGLLIASRIIGAVSIVAVLGFSTPFTEFIASLSWLRTPKQFIEILMFAYRYIFVLLEDAMVIYNAQRNRLGYSSIRRGLSSFGILTGSLILKAFEHSQNTTVAMIQRGYDGNMPMLKQRPFALSEIIVSVLFIIAMGVVWKI